The following are encoded in a window of Novosphingobium sp. THN1 genomic DNA:
- the miaA gene encoding tRNA (adenosine(37)-N6)-dimethylallyltransferase MiaA produces MINGESFSESAGHCPRVALIAGPTASGKSDLAVKLALRLREQGREAVIINADSAQVYADLRVLSARPSEEEMQGVPHVLFGAWDGAQACSAADWANAAKAEIAAAHARNALPVLVGGTGMYINTLLHGIAPVPEIDPIVRAEVRALPVETAYAALRVEDPARAALLGPADVQRVTRALEVVRSTGQSLAHWQQQRVGGIGETVDLTPIILLPERQWLYRRCDLRFELMWQGGALDEVKALLARGLSESSPVMRAIGVPEIAAFLRAEMSRDQAISAGQQATRNYAKRQYTWLKNQNPGHWPRLVYENSIDFDYAASLLRT; encoded by the coding sequence ATGATCAACGGGGAATCCTTTTCTGAAAGCGCGGGGCACTGCCCGCGCGTGGCGCTAATCGCAGGGCCGACGGCAAGCGGCAAGAGCGATCTCGCAGTGAAACTCGCCCTCCGGCTGCGAGAGCAAGGTAGGGAGGCGGTGATTATCAACGCCGACAGCGCGCAGGTCTATGCAGATCTGCGCGTGCTGAGTGCACGGCCGTCAGAGGAAGAGATGCAGGGCGTGCCGCATGTCCTGTTCGGCGCGTGGGATGGCGCGCAGGCCTGTTCGGCGGCGGACTGGGCGAATGCGGCCAAGGCCGAGATCGCTGCGGCACATGCGCGGAATGCGCTGCCGGTCCTGGTCGGCGGGACCGGCATGTACATCAATACGCTGCTCCACGGCATTGCGCCGGTGCCGGAGATCGACCCGATCGTTCGCGCGGAAGTGCGGGCCTTGCCTGTCGAGACGGCCTATGCTGCGTTGCGCGTAGAGGACCCGGCGCGCGCTGCCCTGCTTGGCCCCGCCGATGTGCAACGGGTGACCCGCGCGCTGGAGGTGGTGCGTTCGACAGGGCAATCGCTGGCCCATTGGCAGCAACAGCGTGTCGGCGGCATCGGCGAGACGGTAGACCTCACGCCAATCATTCTCCTGCCCGAGCGGCAGTGGCTCTATCGCCGGTGCGATCTGCGTTTCGAGCTGATGTGGCAAGGTGGCGCGCTGGACGAAGTCAAAGCCCTGCTCGCGCGGGGTTTATCCGAATCGTCCCCGGTCATGCGAGCAATCGGCGTGCCGGAGATCGCGGCATTCCTGCGTGCCGAAATGTCTCGGGACCAGGCCATTTCCGCGGGGCAGCAGGCGACGCGCAACTACGCCAAGCGGCAGTACACCTGGCTGAAGAACCAGAATCCCGGCCACTGGCCCCGCTTGGTGTACGAAAATTCCATTGACTTCGACTATGCAGCAAGTTTATTGCGCACTTAG
- the serB gene encoding phosphoserine phosphatase SerB — MIIARLIADPETLGDNLSLAMEMIEARDWEVAGAGMLDFCEDVLELEVVEGNPAGIRKILDQCFPDSDLLLSNGLIEVPNLFVSDMDSTMIEQECIDELADFAGLKDRIAAITERAMQGELDFESALRERVGLLKDLPEAAIAQCLDERIRPMPGARTLVSTLKSRGCHTVLVTGGFHSFADPVAELLGFDRVVGNRLGLHEGMLTGGLVGGIVDSSVKKKVLLEETERLGAEVFSLATGDGANDIPMIEAASYGIAYRAKPKARSAADGWIDRGDLTSILSLLGIARQDWVFD, encoded by the coding sequence TTGATCATCGCGCGCCTGATAGCAGACCCGGAGACGCTTGGTGACAATCTCTCGCTTGCGATGGAAATGATCGAGGCGCGCGATTGGGAAGTCGCAGGCGCCGGCATGCTCGACTTCTGTGAAGACGTGCTCGAACTCGAAGTGGTCGAGGGTAATCCCGCAGGCATCCGCAAGATCCTCGACCAATGCTTCCCCGATAGCGACCTGCTGCTCTCCAATGGCCTTATCGAAGTGCCCAACCTCTTCGTGTCCGACATGGATTCGACCATGATCGAGCAGGAGTGCATCGACGAACTGGCTGACTTCGCCGGGCTCAAGGACCGCATCGCTGCGATCACCGAACGCGCGATGCAGGGGGAACTCGATTTCGAATCCGCTCTGCGCGAACGCGTCGGCCTCCTGAAGGACTTGCCTGAGGCCGCAATCGCCCAGTGCCTTGATGAGCGCATCCGCCCGATGCCCGGCGCCCGTACGCTCGTCTCCACGCTCAAGTCCCGCGGCTGCCATACCGTGCTGGTCACCGGCGGCTTCCATTCCTTCGCCGATCCGGTGGCTGAACTGCTCGGGTTCGATCGCGTGGTCGGCAACCGCCTCGGCCTGCATGAAGGCATGCTGACCGGCGGCCTGGTTGGCGGGATCGTCGACAGTTCGGTGAAGAAGAAGGTCCTGCTCGAAGAGACCGAGCGGCTTGGCGCTGAGGTGTTCAGCCTTGCCACCGGCGATGGCGCCAATGACATTCCGATGATCGAAGCCGCAAGCTACGGCATCGCCTATCGCGCCAAGCCCAAGGCCCGTTCTGCGGCGGACGGCTGGATCGACCGGGGTGACCTGACCTCGATCCTGTCGCTGCTGGGCATTGCCCGTCAGGACTGGGTCTTCGACTGA
- a CDS encoding Coq4 family protein: MTGALSADLPIYDERRPQMRMQPLKAWHHFQNLLKDKENTEEVFHIFEALPWRNLRERAEAFLRSERGQALRVTEPYLPAILDDHAALRQTPKGSLAHAYCDFMESEGLTAQGLVDEFDRFAAKRERFEDQFLWYLNRMRDVHDMLHVLTGYGRDALGEACVLAFTYSQQPSPAHLFIGYMAGMNINRQTKRSAPVLRAVREGQRLGKACPRLCEQSIRELLPLPIEEVRARLNITPAARYKQAHGIWRGMGIDPYDLLGKNAAKLAA, translated from the coding sequence ATGACCGGTGCGTTGAGTGCCGACCTGCCAATCTACGACGAGCGCCGTCCGCAGATGCGGATGCAGCCGCTCAAGGCATGGCACCATTTCCAGAACCTCCTGAAGGACAAGGAAAACACCGAGGAGGTGTTCCACATCTTCGAGGCGCTGCCGTGGCGGAACCTGCGTGAGCGGGCAGAGGCTTTCCTGCGCAGTGAGCGCGGCCAGGCCCTACGTGTGACAGAGCCCTATCTCCCGGCGATTCTCGACGATCACGCTGCCCTGCGCCAGACGCCCAAGGGATCTCTGGCCCACGCCTACTGCGATTTCATGGAGAGCGAGGGCTTGACCGCCCAAGGTCTGGTCGACGAGTTCGATCGTTTCGCCGCCAAGCGTGAGCGTTTCGAGGACCAGTTCCTGTGGTACCTCAACCGCATGCGCGATGTGCACGATATGCTGCACGTGCTGACCGGCTACGGCCGCGATGCGCTGGGTGAGGCCTGCGTCCTCGCCTTCACCTACAGTCAGCAGCCAAGCCCGGCACATCTGTTCATCGGCTACATGGCTGGCATGAACATCAACCGCCAGACGAAGCGCAGCGCTCCGGTGCTGCGTGCGGTGCGGGAAGGCCAGCGCCTCGGCAAGGCCTGCCCGCGCCTGTGCGAGCAGTCGATCAGGGAACTCCTGCCGCTACCGATCGAAGAGGTCCGCGCGCGCCTGAACATCACCCCTGCCGCGCGCTACAAGCAGGCGCATGGCATCTGGCGCGGCATGGGTATCGACCCTTATGACCTGCTCGGCAAGAACGCCGCCAAGCTCGCGGCCTGA